Proteins encoded together in one Vitis vinifera cultivar Pinot Noir 40024 chromosome 4, ASM3070453v1 window:
- the LOC100255893 gene encoding uncharacterized protein LOC100255893 isoform X2, with amino-acid sequence MISHPEAFAVSCPSPILLLQIAETEDERIVREFAQLLDSCEASLGVNVGGATNLECQQKSLMPTISERFMGMRAAIVANNSSLTSFGGTLGFTVMQTDELIKNNHPLSEPPVDVVASESLKLLGFQEGKTLETSQFDLIFMHIGAGEKANGQTEIIANDVEYINGLVGRIMQTAEPGSEIGSRLHLSLVMSYGAVSKDDDPSLSVLVTKNENNSDLSSLSPRQSYTMKGGNPRDNIRHHCPMLIAQWQYAVTRKDMAKTFSFEDFKEHGGNLTIPADRFLHEVAFKLWKAPKYGA; translated from the exons ATGATCTCGCATCCCGAGGCATTTGCGGTTTCTTGTCCCTCTCCAATTCTCCTCCTTCAG ATTGCAGAAACCGAGGATGAGAGAATAGTTAGAGAGTTTGCACAACTACTGGATTCATGTGAAGCTTCTCTTGGTGTG aATGTAGGAGGTGCTACTAATTTGGAATGCCAACAGAAGTCTTTGATGCCAACCATATCAGAGAG GTTCATGGGAATGAGGGCTGCTATAGTCGCAAACAATTCAAGTTTGACATCTTTTGGTGGCACACTTGGCTTCACTGTGATGCAAACTGATGAGTTGATTAAAAACAATCATCCGCTTTCTGAGCCTCCAGTTGATGTTGTGGCCTCCGAATCACTGAAGTTACTTGGATTTCAAGAAGGAAAAACATTAGAAACAAGCCAGTTTGATTTAATTTTCATGCATATTGGAGCTGGTGAGAAGGCAAATGGTCAGACGGAAATAATTGCCAACGACGTAGAATATATCAATGGTTTGGTTGGTAGAATAATGCAAACAGCCGAACCCGGATCTGAGATTGGTTCCCGCCTGCACTTGTCCCTAGTGATGAGTTATGGGGCTGTCTCAAAGGATGATGATCCCAGTTTATCAGTTTTAGTCACTAAAAATGAGAACAACTCTGATCTTTCATCGCTTTCCCCTCGTCAAAGTTACACCATGAAAGGAGGGAATCCACGGGACAATATTAG ACACCATTGCCCGATGCTAATTGCTCAGTGGCAGTATGCTGTAACCCGCAAAGATATGGCAAagacattttcttttgaagATTTTAAGGAG CATGGAGGAAATCTTACAATACCAGCAGACAGGTTTCTGCATGAGGTAGCGTTCAAGCTGTGGAAGGCCCCCAAGTACGGCGCATGA
- the LOC100260970 gene encoding uncharacterized protein ycf36, giving the protein MATPLFLSTKSTQLTFFFPSKPNFLPPINPIKNPSLHYRDQKILISRIPLSSSFTNGSNTPPETECPVPLDQQPINEYQTLSTSFPFSWASGDFVEYCSRLAVTGVSFALFIGLPVAWFGAVGPDSEPLKRILGAVSSGIFVVTLAVVRMYLGWAYVGNRLLSATVEYEETGWYDGQIWVKTAEVLARDRLLGSFSVKPVLSRLKYTLVTLAASLFVCAFLLINIEGSQRNLNIVSNGGGGRAIPGVYNDDSARSFEPDAFCGEPDLL; this is encoded by the exons ATGGCCACGCCACTTTTCCTCTCAACAAAATCAACCCAACTAACTTTCTTCTTTCCCTCCAAACCCAACTTCCTTCCACCAATCAACCCCATTAAAAACCCTAGTCTCCATTATCGTGAtcagaaaattttaatttccagAATACCCTTATCTTCTTCCTTCACAAATGGAAGCAACACACCACCAGAAACAGAGTGCCCTGTTCCACTAGACCAGCAACCCATCAATGAATACCAAACTCTCTCCACTTCCTTCCCGTTTTCATGGGCCTCTGGCGACTTCGTTGAGTACTGCTCAAGATTGGCGGTCACCGGCGTGTCATTTGCTCTCTTTATTGGACTGCCAGTGGCCTGGTTTGGAGCAGTCGGGCCTGATTCAGAGCCTTTGAAGAGAATTCTTGGGGCTGTTTCTAGTGGGATTTTTGTTGTCACTCTTGCAGTTGTGAGGATGTATCTTGGCTGGGCTTATGTGGGGAATCGATTGCTGAGTGCAACCGTTGAGT ATGAAGAGACAGGATGGTATGATGGACAG ATATGGGTGAAGACTGCTGAGGTTTTAGCACGTGACCGCCTTCTGGGTTCATTTTCA GTGAAACCGGTATTGAGCCGATTAAAATACACTCTGGTGACTCTTGCTGCATCCTTGTTTGTATGTGCCTTCCTTCTCATCAACATTGAAGGCAGCCAAAGGAACTTGAACATAGTATCCAACggaggtggtggcagggccattcCTGGGGTTTACAACGACGATTCTGCTAGATCATTTGAGCCCGACGCCTTCTGTGGTGAACCTGATCTTCTCTAA
- the LOC100255893 gene encoding uncharacterized protein LOC100255893 isoform X1: protein MADKPSRGLVLYGDGLARFINPSHTHLHDLASRGICGFLSLSNSPPSETEDERIVREFAQLLDSCEASLGVNVGGATNLECQQKSLMPTISERFMGMRAAIVANNSSLTSFGGTLGFTVMQTDELIKNNHPLSEPPVDVVASESLKLLGFQEGKTLETSQFDLIFMHIGAGEKANGQTEIIANDVEYINGLVGRIMQTAEPGSEIGSRLHLSLVMSYGAVSKDDDPSLSVLVTKNENNSDLSSLSPRQSYTMKGGNPRDNIRHHCPMLIAQWQYAVTRKDMAKTFSFEDFKEHGGNLTIPADRFLHEVAFKLWKAPKYGA from the exons ATGGCGGACAAGCCAAGCCGAGGATTGGTGCTGTATGGAGATGGCCTGGCTCGCTTCATAAACCCATCTCACACCCACCTCCATGATCTCGCATCCCGAGGCATTTGCGGTTTCTTGTCCCTCTCCAATTCTCCTCCTTCAG AAACCGAGGATGAGAGAATAGTTAGAGAGTTTGCACAACTACTGGATTCATGTGAAGCTTCTCTTGGTGTG aATGTAGGAGGTGCTACTAATTTGGAATGCCAACAGAAGTCTTTGATGCCAACCATATCAGAGAG GTTCATGGGAATGAGGGCTGCTATAGTCGCAAACAATTCAAGTTTGACATCTTTTGGTGGCACACTTGGCTTCACTGTGATGCAAACTGATGAGTTGATTAAAAACAATCATCCGCTTTCTGAGCCTCCAGTTGATGTTGTGGCCTCCGAATCACTGAAGTTACTTGGATTTCAAGAAGGAAAAACATTAGAAACAAGCCAGTTTGATTTAATTTTCATGCATATTGGAGCTGGTGAGAAGGCAAATGGTCAGACGGAAATAATTGCCAACGACGTAGAATATATCAATGGTTTGGTTGGTAGAATAATGCAAACAGCCGAACCCGGATCTGAGATTGGTTCCCGCCTGCACTTGTCCCTAGTGATGAGTTATGGGGCTGTCTCAAAGGATGATGATCCCAGTTTATCAGTTTTAGTCACTAAAAATGAGAACAACTCTGATCTTTCATCGCTTTCCCCTCGTCAAAGTTACACCATGAAAGGAGGGAATCCACGGGACAATATTAG ACACCATTGCCCGATGCTAATTGCTCAGTGGCAGTATGCTGTAACCCGCAAAGATATGGCAAagacattttcttttgaagATTTTAAGGAG CATGGAGGAAATCTTACAATACCAGCAGACAGGTTTCTGCATGAGGTAGCGTTCAAGCTGTGGAAGGCCCCCAAGTACGGCGCATGA
- the LOC100250722 gene encoding protein REVERSION-TO-ETHYLENE SENSITIVITY1 isoform X1 has translation MSPRRVPKMELNAINDVEDMSTARRTQHELWPLDEIDPKKAKLPCCLVWTPLPVVSWLAPFIGHVGICREDGAILDFAGSNFVNVNDFAFGAVARYLQLDREKQCCFPPNLAGHTCKNGYKHAENGTAVTWDDALLSSSHHFGHKSYNLFTCNCHSFVANCLNRLAYGGSMGWNMINVCALILFKGRWVDSMSIFRSFSPFMLVLCLGVFMAGWPFLIGLLSFSLLLIGWFLLGTYCFKNVLEC, from the exons ATGTCACCCAGACGAGTGCCTAAAATGGAACTGAATGCTATTAATGATGTTGAAGATATGAGCACTGCACGAAGAACTCAGCATGAGCTGTGGCCACTTGATGAAATTGATCCAAAAAAGGCAAAGTTGCCATGCTGCTTAGTTTGGACTCCACTCCCTGTAGTCTCGTGGTTGGCACCATTCATTGGACATGTGGGCATATGCAGGGAAGATGGAGCTATTCTAGATTTTGCAGGATCCAATTTTGTGAATGTTAATGATTTTGCATTTGGTGCTGTTGCAAGATACCTTCAACTTGATAGAGAGAAG CAGTGCTGCTTTCCTCCAAATCTTGCTGGGCACACATGCAAGAACGGCTACAAGCATGCGGAGAATGGGACAGCAGTCACATGGGATGATGCATTGCTCTCAAGTAGTCATCATTTTGGACACAAATCCTACAACCTCTTCACTTGCAATTGCCATTCATTTGTTGCTAACTGTCTGAACAGGCTTGCCTATGGTGGATCAATGGGTTGGAACATGATCAATGTGTGCGCCCTCATACTCTTCAAGGGCCGTTGGGTGGACAGCATGTCAATCTTTAGATCATTTTCCCCTTTCATGTTGGTGCTCTGCCTAGGTGTTTTCATGGCTGGGTGGCCATTCTTGATTGGGTTACTATCCTTCTCTCTCCTCCTTATTGGGTGGTTTCTACTTGGTACATACTGTTTCAAAAACGTGCTAGAATGTTGA
- the LOC100250722 gene encoding protein REVERSION-TO-ETHYLENE SENSITIVITY1 isoform X2, with protein MSPRRVPKMELNAINDVEDMSTARRTQHELWPLDEIDPKKAKLPCCLVWTPLPVVSWLAPFIGHVGICREDGAILDFAGSNFVNVNDFAFGAVARYLQLDREKCCFPPNLAGHTCKNGYKHAENGTAVTWDDALLSSSHHFGHKSYNLFTCNCHSFVANCLNRLAYGGSMGWNMINVCALILFKGRWVDSMSIFRSFSPFMLVLCLGVFMAGWPFLIGLLSFSLLLIGWFLLGTYCFKNVLEC; from the exons ATGTCACCCAGACGAGTGCCTAAAATGGAACTGAATGCTATTAATGATGTTGAAGATATGAGCACTGCACGAAGAACTCAGCATGAGCTGTGGCCACTTGATGAAATTGATCCAAAAAAGGCAAAGTTGCCATGCTGCTTAGTTTGGACTCCACTCCCTGTAGTCTCGTGGTTGGCACCATTCATTGGACATGTGGGCATATGCAGGGAAGATGGAGCTATTCTAGATTTTGCAGGATCCAATTTTGTGAATGTTAATGATTTTGCATTTGGTGCTGTTGCAAGATACCTTCAACTTGATAGAGAGAAG TGCTGCTTTCCTCCAAATCTTGCTGGGCACACATGCAAGAACGGCTACAAGCATGCGGAGAATGGGACAGCAGTCACATGGGATGATGCATTGCTCTCAAGTAGTCATCATTTTGGACACAAATCCTACAACCTCTTCACTTGCAATTGCCATTCATTTGTTGCTAACTGTCTGAACAGGCTTGCCTATGGTGGATCAATGGGTTGGAACATGATCAATGTGTGCGCCCTCATACTCTTCAAGGGCCGTTGGGTGGACAGCATGTCAATCTTTAGATCATTTTCCCCTTTCATGTTGGTGCTCTGCCTAGGTGTTTTCATGGCTGGGTGGCCATTCTTGATTGGGTTACTATCCTTCTCTCTCCTCCTTATTGGGTGGTTTCTACTTGGTACATACTGTTTCAAAAACGTGCTAGAATGTTGA
- the LOC100264622 gene encoding probable serine/threonine-protein kinase SIS8, with protein sequence MSRMKHLLRKLHIGGSLNEHQRIPETRPVINPSPSPNQSSPVAAAAPSSALGSVGGGDAVDRAAVDSQDAAVDFSFLEEEFQVQLALAISASDPDARDDRETAQIKVAKRISLGCSPSTTDTETLVELLSLRYWNYNAVNYDEKVMDGFYDVYGITANSVVQGKMPLLVDLQAISVLDNVDYEVILVDRMIDPDLRELEDKAYSLSMEYQVSDQLTILDGLVQKIADMVVERMGGPVGDADEMLKRWTIRSYELRSSLNTIILPLGRLDIGLSRHRALLFKVLADRINLPCLLVKGSYYTGTDDGAINLIKIDNGSEYIIDLMGAPGALIPAEVPSSHHQNFGLDVRSCTDVIEAARESLLVPEKGTGFSPNLDVVSKPGSSKSEEAPFIGIRSKGDDRSPVEKFETERFENEFGNLLPSLRKLCEGSSGTCGKASPAQKMKVKDVSKYVISAAKNPEFAQKLHAVLLESGASPPPDLFSDINSRGQVEQKVLEQIHMAKGKQVDHGVWYSPGEFLLNSEQPLMPSHQVETNVTNSDFSLPSDTTSEGFILIGAGANGMIRTNATGETCQRQPENALVSDGGPCFQDNIGRILSNIGTEKESALGLMETANGALHIPSNAHSEQINPMLAEVAEWEIPWEDLQIGERIGIGSYGEVYRADWNGTEVAVKKFLAQDFSGDALVQFRYEVEIMLRLRHPNVVLFMGAVTRPPNLSILTEFLPRGSLYRLLHRSNIQLDEKRRLRMALDVAKGMNYLHTSHPTIVHRDLKSPNLLVDKNWVVKVCDFGLSRLKHHTFLSSKSTAGTPEWMAPEVLRNEPSNEKCDVYSFGVILWELATLRIPWSGMNPMQVVGAVGFQDRRLEIPEEVDPMVAQIINDCWEVEPRKRPSFSQLMSRLKHLQHLVFERASSSRQAQVQ encoded by the exons ATGTCTCGAATGAAACATCTGCTCCGAAAACTCCATATCGGAGGAAGCCTCAATGAGCACCAACGGATACCCGAGACCCGACCCGTGATCAATCCGAGTCCGAGTCCGAATCAGTCATCCCCCGTGGCCGCGGCGGCTCCATCGTCGGCATTGGGGAGCGTGGGAGGCGGTGATGCGGTGGATCGGGCGGCGGTGGATTCACAAGATGCTGCAGTCGATTTCAGTTTCCTGGAGGAGGAGTTTCAGGTACAGCTGGCTCTGGCCATATCCGCCTCGGATCCCGATGCGCGAGATGACCGAGAGACGGCTCAGATCAAAGTAGCCAAGCGGATTAGCTTGGGGTGTTCGCCGTCCACGACCGACACTGAAACCCTAGTTGAGTTGCTCTCGCTTCGATACTGG AACTATAATGCTGTAAACTACGATGAAAAAGTGATGGATGGGTTTTATGATGTATATGGTATTACTGCAAATTCAGTTGTGCAAGGAAAGATGCCATTGCTCGTTGATCTACAAGCAATTTCTGTTCTGGATAATGTTGATTATGAAGTGATTTTGGTAGACCGCATGATTGATCCTGATCTGCGAGAACTTGAGGATAAAGCTTATTCTTTGTCCATGGAGTACCAAGTTTCTGATCAGTTGACTATTTTAGATGGGTTGGTCCAGAAAATTGCAGATATGGTTGTTGAGAGAATGGGTGGTCCTGTTGGTGATGCTGATGAAATGTTGAAAAGATGGACTATCAGAAGTTATGAGTTGCGGAGTTCTCTGAACACTATCATCCTTCCCCTTGGACGGCTGGATATTGGGCTTTCACGCCATAGGGCCTTGCTCTTTAAG GTGCTAGCTGATAGGATTAATCTTCCATGTCTGCTGGTTAAAGGGAGCTACTACACGGGTACTGATGACGGGGCCATAAACCTGATTAAAATTGATAATGGAAG TGAATATATAATTGATCTAATGGGTGCCCCGGGTGCTCTAATTCCTGCTGAGGTACCCAGTagtcatcatcaaaattttggacTAGATGTAAGGAGCTGTACAGATGTTATAGAAGCTGCCCGAGAATCACTTCTAGTGCCTGAAAAAGGAACTGGATTTTCACCTAATCTTGATGTAGTTTCCAAGCCTGGCAGTTCAAAGTCAGAAGAAGCACCATTTATAGGCATTCGATCGAAAGGGGATGACAGGAGTCCTGTTGAAAAATTTGAAACTGAgagatttgaaaatgaatttgggAACCTTCTTCCTTCACTACGTAAATTATGTGAAGGCTCATCGGGAACCTGTGGGAAAGCATCACCTGCACAAAAGATGAAAGTTAAAGATGTTTCCAAATATGTCATCAGTGCAGCAAAAAACCCAGAATTCGCACAGAAACTACATGCTGTTTTATTAGAGAGTGGTGCATCGCCTCCACCAGATTTGTTTTCGGATATAAATTCCCGGGGTCAGGTAGAGCAGAAAGTCCTTGAGCAAATCCATATGGCAAAAGGGAAACAAGTGGATCATGGGGTTTGGTATTCTCCTGGTGAGTTTTTGTTGAACAGTGAGCAACCTCTCATGCCCTCTCACCAGGTGGAAACAAATGTCACCAACTCAGACTTCTCTTTGCCTTCTGATACTACAAGTGAGGGATTTATACTTATTGGTGCTGGAGCTAATGGAATGATCCGCACTAATGCTACAG GAGAAACATGCCAAAGACAACCTGAAAATGCCTTAGTTAGTGATGGTGGACCCTGCTTTCAGGATAATATAGGGAGAATTCTTAGTAACATTGGAACAGAGAAGGAATCTGCTTTGGGATTAATGGAAACAGCCAACGGTGCCTTGCATATTCCTTCCAATGCTCACAGTGAGCAGATCAACCCAATGCTGGCTGAGGTTGCGGAATGGGAAATCCCATGGGAGGATCTTCAGATTGGTGAACGTATTGGTATTG GCTCATATGGTGAGGTTTACCGAGCAGATTGGAATGGCACT GAGGTTGCTGTGAAGAAGTTCCTAGCCCAAGATTTCTCTGGTGATGCATTGGTTCAGTTTAGATACGAG GTTGAAATCATGTTGAGATTGAGGCATCCTAATGTTGTTCTTTTTATGGGAGCTGTTACTCGCCCCCCAAATCTCTCTATACTCACAGAGTTTCTCCCAAG GGGAAGTTTGTATAGGTTATTGCACAGATCAAATATTCAACTTGATGAAAAGAGGAGATTGCGAATGGCTCTTGATGTG GCCAAGGGAATGAATTACTTGCACACAAGCCATCCTACTATTGTACATAGAGATCTGAAATCTCCAAATCTCCTTGTTGATAAAAACTGGGTTGTTAAG GTTTGTGATTTTGGGTTGTCACGTCTGAAGCACCATACGTTTCTGTCTTCAAAGTCTACTGCAGGAACG CCTGAGTGGATGGCACCAGAAGTTCTAAGGAATGAGCCATCGAATGAAAA GTGTGATGTGTATAGCTTCGGTGTGATACTATGGGAGTTGGCTACCTTGCGCATCCCATGGAGTGGGATGAATCCGATGCAGGTTGTTGGAGCTGTTGGATTTCAAGACAGACGCCTAGAAATCCCAGAAGAGGTTGATCCAATGGTTGCACAGATAATAAATGATTGTTGGGAAGT TGAGCCACGCAAGCGGCCGTCGTTCTCACAGCTCATGTCTCGTCTCAAGCATCTTCAGCATCTGGTGTTTGAAAGAGCAAGCTCTTCAAGACAAGCACAAGTGCAATAG